The genome window tatataaagaatgaaaaagataAAACTGGAATCTGGATGTGGTAgctcactcctgtaatcccagcactcaggagactgaggcaggagaattacagcAAGcgcagggccagcctggactgcagtgTAAGACCCTATTTAAAACAACTAAGAAAATCCAAATTCAGAACCAGGTCCTAGTAGCCCATGACAGTGATTCCAgtgttcaggaagttgaggcTGGAGGCTTGCCAGGAGTTTGGAACCAGCCTGTGATACTTACtcagactctgcctcaaagataAAAACCAGAGCTGGGTTCTGGGGTGCTCGTGTGGTTCTCTGGAGGCCCTGCCTTCAGTCAGCAgtgctattaaaaaaataaaaaattcaccgACGCTTACACATACCCGCAAACCTGTACATACTTACCCAGAGTAACTACACAGGGCCGACAAGATGGCTGAGCGGTGAAGTTGCTTGTTTCCAAGCCTGAAGGCCTGAGGTTgacccctggaacccacatggtagaaggagagagttTATACACAGAGTGTTCTCTTATTTCACACGCATGCCGTGGCACCCGTGTCCACAGGCAGACGTgcacagaaataaataagaaatcttAGGATTCTGCCGTGGAAGGGGCAGATCTTGCTGTAAGCTTTAGGTCTTGGTTGGCCTACAGAGGAGAATGCTCAGCTTCTCACGGGGGGAGACCCCAAGATCTCCTTGAGGGTGTCCACGCTGAGACCGGAGGCCTGCGTCAGCGCAACCTGCCAGAAGATGTGTGCCTTGTTAATTTGAGCTTTAAAGAATTCTGTGTCTCTAGTTCTGTGTTTCACTCTGTACTTCCCACTGGCCTTGAATGTGAGGATGTcactaattaattttaaaaaaatctcataaagGAGAGTGTGCTGCGTGTCTACCTGACTTTTTGGTGGCGTTTGGAAGCCGAGTGATAGTGAGGAGTCCTGCCGTGTGCCCCATCTCTCTCACAATGCCCCGCATCTAGTTGATTCTGTCTCTGACTGCCTGAGTCCTGggagggcagagccaggcagggtgCGTAGGGCTgggctgccttcctgcctgcctcttgAACTCCGCTCTTTGTCTTCTGTTGCTCATCATGTTCTGTGAACTCCTTCAAAGTCGTCCTCATTGCTCGGGAAAGTCTGGCCACTTTTCGAAACCGCCCCTCATGCTGAGGCTAGGTCCCGGTCCCTGGCCAGGGCAGGAGCCACGAGTATCTGTTGAGTGACCTgctgtctcctcctctcccccagatcAGCCGCATTGAGTATATCCACTCCAAGAACTTCATCCACCGGGACGTGAAGCCTGACAACTTCCTCATGGGCCTGGGGAAGAAAGGCAACCTGGTCTATATCATTGACTTCGGCCTGGCCAAGAAATACCGCGACGCCCGCACCCACCAGCATATCCCCTACCGGGAAAACAAGAACCTGACTGGCACTGCCCGCTATGCCTCCATCAACACCCACCTGGGTATCGGTGAGTGAGCTGGGCCTGGGTAAGCCTGCTGTGTCTTACTGGCCAGGATGGGCCAGTGTCCCTACCTGGGTGGAGACCCCAGCGATTTTTCTGGAGAGGCTCACTGAGAAGATCCGTACTCTCTGTGGCCCAGGTCTGGATTGTACCGTGTGGACCCTTTTGTAAGCGGGCTGTGTGTCTTGCCTAGGCAGTCCACTTGAGTGGGTGGGCGATGTttcccttctcccccccccccccgcccccttgTATACCTGGCAAGTGCAAGCCCAGAGGTTTGACATGGCTGTTTAAGGGCATGCAGCTTAACGAATCTCAGAGCCGGATTTGACGCCAGTCCCGTCTCACATTATCTCATgaccctccccctctccccccaagCACAGGAAAGGCCAGGCCAGCGGGCAGGTGGGTGGGCGCTGCCCACCCACAGTTGCTGAGTGAGGTAGCACCTGGGCTGGAAAAACTGGCTGGAACAGACACAAGAAAGCTCTGCCTCAGGCAatccagaggaggaggaggaggagaacggGCACCATTGAAAACAGGGTGTCTGGGAGCCAGCGGGCACTGAGGAGAGGGGTGCGTGGCGAGAAGTTAGACTGACTGGCCCCTTGACCTCCTGACCTGTGCAGAGCAAAGCCGTCGAGATGACCTGGAGAGCCTGGGCTATGTGCTCATGTACTTCAACCTGGGCTCCCTGCCCTGGCAGGGCCTCAAAGCGGCCACCAAGCGGCAGAAGTACGAGCGGATCAGCGAGAAGAAGATGTCAACGCCCATCGAGGTCCTCTGCAAAGGCTACCCCTGTGAGTAGCTGGTGGAGGTGCTATTTCCTTCTTGGGGCGAGACCGGGCCACCCACGAAAAAATGGGGCTACCTCCCCGCCCCCTGCTGCCCCCCAACCCCAAGCTGTCCCCATCCCAGGAGCTGGGATGCCTGAACCCCTACGCCCCACACCCAGTTTGTAGCCAGCAGGTGTCCCCAGCCCCATCTCCCGCCCTTTCCTGAAGGTCCACCCTTAGCCTGGATGGTTTGAGGAAGTGGAAGCCGGCTTGGGCTTAGGCCATGGTGGGACTCTTGAACAGCCTTCGAGTGTGTATGGCAGTTGTTGACCCCGGAGGGCTCGGACAGACGGGTGGCGAGCTGTGCACCCAGCCCCGCAGCACCTCCGCTTGAGAGTGGCCCAGAGCCTGCTCGGTTTTCCTCCTGCCCCTCTTCGATAGAAACCGTTTCAGGGACTGTGGGTACCTAGGGCGGCGGTGGCTGCTGGGGCTCCCGGGACGGTGAGCCTCACAGCGGCCTGTTCTGCCCTTGTGACCCACCAGCCGAGTTTTCAACATACCTCAACTTCTGCCGCTCCCTGCGGTTCGATGACAAGCCCGACTACTCCTACCTGCGCCAGCTCTTCCGCAACCTCTTTCACCGGCAGGGTTTCTCCTACGACTACGTTTTTGACTGGAACATGCTCAAATTCGTGAGTCACCGGCGGGCCCAGGCGGGCTTGGGGGACTGGACAGGGCAGGCCCTGACTCATAAGGCCAGAGTGACCTGGTGGGGGGCGGGGCTCCCACTAAATGGGAGATACGAGCTGGACGGTGTGAGTGACCTCACAGGGGTCCCAGAACCCCTTGTCTCTAGCCACCTTGGCATAGACAGGATGTGTTGCCACGGGGGGCAGGGCCCTGGGAAGGCACCACCTCCTGCCAGGTGGGGTAGGACCTGGCCTGGCCTCCAGTCCCTCTTGTGCACCTGTGGCTCGTGGATGGCACTGGCTGGACCGCCCGCAGCCCTGATAGCTGTCAGCGCTCTCCTGCTGCTCTTATTCATATCTCAAGTGGCAGCCCTTTCTGAGGCCTCTGTGGCCAGCCTGGACCCCATCAGAGCGGCTTCTTTGTTCCTGGTTATAGGACCCTGGGTCTTACTAGGCAGttgttctgtctccctcttctaagggtcctggggggaggggagtagggagaagCATTCACCAACCATGCCTGAAGCGCTGGAGTCCGTGAAATTGTATGTCTTGTCTCACATCTCTTCTGGAAAAGGGGGCTTCCTCGAGCCAGGCTCAGCCCCGAGACAATGAAGCTCTCGCGTCACCCTGCCCCCGCCCTTGGCCTTGCGCTGGGCCCACGTACTCACCCACTTACTGGTAAGGATCTCCAAGGCCTGGCCCTTCTGAGATTTGTAACCTACCCGGCGAGCATGCAGGCTTAGCCTCAGCTGTGCTCTCTCTGTCCTTTTCAGGTGCCCGGCGCCCCTGGGCACCCAAGGACCCCCAGATAGGCCGGTGGAGGAGGTGGAGCAACTGCCCCCCCAAAGATACTGGCCTATGGTCTGGACTCCAGGGCCCCAGTTCTGACACCGCCAGGGTGTCTCAGTCCATCTCAGCCAAGCTTGAGGAAGCATCCTAACGGGATGGCGGGGTGACGCCCTGTTCCAAAGAGGATGAATGGAAAGGGTGTGACAAAAAGGCCAAGCATGGGATTCTCAAGAATGAACCAGCTGCGTGAAGGCTAGGACAAGCCTGAAGAAGGAATAGTGTCACGGCCTAGGAGGGGCTCGGGGGAGCACATCACAGGACCCTACTCCATCTAGACCCCATCATTGGCCTGTGTATTGATTCTGAGCTCATTAAATACTTCCCTTCCCTTGGTCCTCGTGTGCCTCTCTTTTCACAGAGTGGCCCTTGGCCCACTCCATCCGGCCTTGTCCTCTACACCATGATGGGCACAATCAATTttaggctccttttctttctgggCCCCAATCAGTGGCTGGGGACCTTGGGGACAAACATCTGTGGCTTTCATCTCTGGGGCTGGAGTGAAAGAAAGGTGGGCAGCGAGGCTCCCTTCAGGCTTGGAGCATGTTGGCCAAGGGCCTGGTCCCGAGGCTAGCTTTCACCATCACAGGATGTTCAAGGCCTTTGTCACCAGACATGTGCTACAGAAAATTAGATGAGTCCCAGTTTGCAGATGGGCCTTGGCCCTCCCTCTCAGTGAAATTCGAAGACTGGATTTTGTGTTCTCTAGACGTGTGCAGGCCACTGGAGGAGCCTCCGGCTGGATAGTGATAACTTTTCATTTACTAAAATTACTGGAAGCGGACGCTGGCTCCTCGGTCACCCACCAGATTGCACTCAGAAGCCACAAGTAGCCACTACGTCCAGCATGGCAAATGTGAACATTTGTCATCCCTGGAGATTCTCTGGACAGCTGCTGTAGATGGCTTTTTCACAGTGCCCCTTGTGTGGCTGGCCAGCTGACAAAATTTCAAACTGGACCAGATgcaccctccctgcccccttgCTAGTACCATGATCTCTTCCCTGGAGCCTTCTCGGAGGTAGACTCCAGAGTTCAGAGCTGGACAGCCTTTGCCTCCGCCATGTGTGACCCATCACCACGAGGCCAGCTTCATTGCCGAGGACATCTGCCGGACACACAGCAGAAACACTCACAGCCATCACCCCGAGACCAGGCCTTCCCACCTGCCCTGCAATAAACAAGCCATCACCGGCACCACGCATAAAGGCCTCAAGCAACAGGCTGGAAGGATCCACTTGACCTTGGAATGACCTCCTGTGTTCCACTCCAGGGGACTAGAATCCCCAGCTGCTTGAATCCTGGGATGTCTGTCTGAGAACACAGCCACTGTTCTATCCAGGAGGAGACAGAGGTCTGTACATCGGAGCCAGAGGCATGTGTGACGTTGACACTGACTTTTGTGTTTTCTTACGGGCAAATAAAGGCCATGAAAACTCTCTGCTGTGCTTTTCTTGACACGTCCATTGCATTGGGCTGATGCCTGTGGGGCCAGGCCTAGCCTGAACCTGCTTGAGCTGCTGAGACCCCAGCTGTCCACCTCGTTGGTGGTGACAGAGCCCTGCACCCCTAAGTGATGGTCTTAGCCTCGAGAAGCCTCCATTCCTCTAACAAGAAACCGAAATCATTGCTGCGACAGGAGGGACTGTGAGGACCACAGGCCCTTGTTTCCCTCGGGTGGGGCTGTGTTTTGGCTGAACCGAGTAGCAAACGAGAGGGTGGAAATCTGGCAGTCCCGAGCCCTGGTTTCGCAGTGGAAGATTGGGGGTGTCCAAGGAGGGTTTCTGAACAGCGTCCTTTTGAGGGACAGAATGGGACTCAGTGCTAGGACTCTGTTTATCCCCCAGATCTGTATGAGCTTTGTGACTCTGGGCAGGTCACAAGGCTCTGGCCAGGCCAAAGTAAGGACAAAAGATGTAAGCATTTCCCCTTGAGAGGGCCCCAAGACAAGAGTAAAGAATGTTAGCAGTGGTGGTGAGGTGGGGGTGAGCCTGCCTGGCTTGGCTCCTCCCCCATAGGACTCAGGGATCATCCTCAATCAAGCCATTCGGTCTAGGGGTCCTTGAAGACAGCGGCCTCCATGTTCCCCAGAGCAGCAGGGCCTCTTAGCCAGTACCTGGAAAGACAGCATTTGCAGAACCCATACCCTCGGCCCCTGAGCAGGCTCCCCACTCAGCCTGTAGCTCTCTCCTCCACAGATGCGGCCCCCCTTCTGCCAGCCCCCTGCCCTTCCCTGTGGACGGCCCCAGGACCAGCTAGGTAACTCAGCCAGGCGCTGCTCCCACATTGTGTTTCTTTCTggtcctttctcccttcttcttggACTTGGGATGGCAGCTTATAGGACAGGCCCCCTGGGGGCCAAGGCATCTTCTCTAGCTTTGCCTGAGGACCTCTTTCCTCCACGGATCCTCTAGGCTTCTTTCTTTATCCCCTGGGCTTCCAGGTGACAGCATTAATGGGGTCCCCTAGGTCTCTTGGCTGTCATGCCATGGTAGGAGCGATGGCTGGGTCCAAGAGCCAGGGAAAGGTGGCCCTGTGATTGGGCACCGGGGGACCTTGGCCCAGTGCTGGCTCTGCCTTCACTGGAGCTGTGACTCTGAACCTGCCTTTCTCCTATGGGTATGGTCTGTCTGTCATCCAGTTGGGCCTCTGAATGCCCTTCCTGCTTGGTTGAGAACATAGAGGGGGGTGGGGGGCCAAGTTGAAAGAGCAAGATGTACCCTTAGTCATCCTGAAGATGTCAGCCAGGACAGGCTGAGCGCTCTCTGCTTCTCCGCCATGGCAGCTTCCTCTTCTAGGTGTTGGGTGGCTTGGTCCCTGTGTGCTGTGGTCTAGGATAAGCTCCGGCCCTCTTGGGGTGTGGGAACGAGGTGAACCAGCTTCCTTGAGCTGATCACCCACCTCTCGCTCCTGTCCTGTCTCGCCAGGGTTCTGGGTCATATCGTAGCATCCTCACAGGCCTGACTCACCTCCCCTTCTCGTGTTCCTGTAGGGTGCAGCCCGGAATCCCGAGGACGTAGACCGGGAGCGACGAGAACACGAACGGGAAGAGAGGATGGGGCAGTTGCGGGGGTCCGCGACCAGAGCCCTGCCCCCTGGCCCGCCCGCGGGGGCCACCGCCAACCGACTCCGAAGCGCAGCCGAGCCTGTGGCTTCCACCCCGGCCTCCCGCATCCAACAAGCTGGTCAGTAGGGGGACTTGAGCCTTGGGCTGGGCCTAAGGAGGTTAGGGGGCCGCTTGTGCCCACACTGGgctccctgccctccctccagGCAATACTTCTCCCAGAGCGATCTCACGGGCCGACCGGGAGAGGAAGGTGAGCATGAGACTCCACAGAGGTGCGCCTGCCAACGTCTCCTCTTCAGACCTCACTGGGCGGCAAGAGGTCTCCCGGATTGCAG of Meriones unguiculatus strain TT.TT164.6M chromosome 8, Bangor_MerUng_6.1, whole genome shotgun sequence contains these proteins:
- the Csnk1e gene encoding casein kinase I isoform X1 encodes the protein MELRVGNKYRLGRKIGSGSFGDIYLGANIASGEEVAIKLECVKTKHPQLHIESKFYKMMQGGVGIPSIKWCGAEGDYNVMVMELLGPSLEDLFNFCSRKFSLKTVLLLADQMISRIEYIHSKNFIHRDVKPDNFLMGLGKKGNLVYIIDFGLAKKYRDARTHQHIPYRENKNLTGTARYASINTHLGIEQSRRDDLESLGYVLMYFNLGSLPWQGLKAATKRQKYERISEKKMSTPIEVLCKGYPSEFSTYLNFCRSLRFDDKPDYSYLRQLFRNLFHRQGFSYDYVFDWNMLKFGAARNPEDVDRERREHEREERMGQLRGSATRALPPGPPAGATANRLRSAAEPVASTPASRIQQAGNTSPRAISRADRERKVSMRLHRGAPANVSSSDLTGRQEVSRIAASQTSVPFDHLGK
- the Csnk1e gene encoding casein kinase I isoform X3, whose amino-acid sequence is MELRVGNKYRLGRKIGSGSFGDIYLGANIASGEEVAIKLECVKTKHPQLHIESKFYKMMQGGVGIPSIKWCGAEGDYNVMVMELLGPSLEDLFNFCSRKFSLKTVLLLADQMISRIEYIHSKNFIHRDVKPDNFLMGLGKKGNLVYIIDFGLAKKYRDARTHQHIPYRENKNLTGTARYASINTHLGIEQSRRDDLESLGYVLMYFNLGSLPWQGLKAATKRQKYERISEKKMSTPIEVLCKGYPSEFSTYLNFCRSLRFDDKPDYSYLRQLFRNLFHRQGFSYDYVFDWNMLKFMRPPFCQPPALPCGRPQDQLGNSARRCSHIVFLSGPFSLLLGLGMAAYRTGPLGAKASSLALPEDLFPPRIL
- the Csnk1e gene encoding casein kinase I isoform X2 → MELRVGNKYRLGRKIGSGSFGDIYLGANIASGEEVAIKLECVKTKHPQLHIESKFYKMMQGGVGIPSIKWCGAEGDYNVMVMELLGPSLEDLFNFCSRKFSLKTVLLLADQMISRIEYIHSKNFIHRDVKPDNFLMGLGKKGNLVYIIDFGLAKKYRDARTHQHIPYRENKNLTGTARYASINTHLGIEQSRRDDLESLGYVLMYFNLGSLPWQGLKAATKRQKYERISEKKMSTPIEVLCKGYPSEFSTYLNFCRSLRFDDKPDYSYLRQLFRNLFHRQGFSYDYVFDWNMLKFGASSSQAQPRDNEALASPCPRPWPCAGPTYSPTYWCPAPLGTQGPPDRPVEEVEQLPPQRYWPMVWTPGPQF